In the bacterium genome, one interval contains:
- a CDS encoding M23 family metallopeptidase, with the protein MKFSQITGKFFVALLLLCNSSAAFADYLWPLPFGNELTSIFGDYRTRRYHVGIDMRTGGEIGKTVVAPEDGYVMRVRTGYFGYGKVIYYKLADGNTCIFAHLSAFAPDLEEFIQQRQIASESYNQDIELSPDKFPYKRGQTIGFSGATGVGAPHLHFEFRTPDNVPVNPLTVKGFEVPDNSAPVFRNLRLIGFGNDELARALGWNFSYAFRKSPKSADYVLTVNLPCGLDDYWLSAEIVDKVGKSISNKPIYDVEVRCLDRVLYHLRYDKVPFDDTYLIDAQRNFAMAQTGNQEFYNLVNVHNARTMSGICEMVGQDPPPIEIIASDAAGNSSKAIVRIYDSTHSTKDGKFAVPKPDTIKLNNLLEKYGDIDGRHPAAFIPGGDKMYLLVKATTSKAAKVTVHSKGSESSVELNQVAGKFYLGVVDRIFGKSPGERMALRDSVYVVIEPAVGESKSFTVPTTYSRLLDDTGKFVPLISDDRRFTVEFPADTNAMLPLDDNYYYKLNRSGIGKFPNYSLEPSATALTKQVTYTYSIGDSIPKGVGLYSVGGKGLYYLGGMIDSVKKTITAKSYVLATITARQDTIPPNIRQLRPAANAVVTSARPKVSFRFSDELSGVSDNIDIRIDGKWCIPVYDPESGEVTAVSHFDLSRGKHKLEIKVADKTGNVRRMSTEFTRGGK; encoded by the coding sequence ATGAAGTTCAGTCAAATTACAGGTAAGTTCTTTGTAGCCCTTCTGCTGCTATGTAATTCAAGCGCGGCATTTGCCGACTATCTCTGGCCGCTGCCGTTTGGTAATGAGTTGACCTCGATTTTCGGCGATTATCGAACCCGCCGTTATCACGTTGGTATCGATATGCGTACCGGCGGCGAAATCGGTAAGACTGTCGTTGCCCCCGAAGACGGTTACGTGATGCGAGTCCGCACCGGATACTTTGGCTACGGAAAGGTCATCTACTACAAGCTTGCCGACGGCAATACCTGTATCTTCGCCCACCTGAGCGCGTTTGCACCGGATCTTGAGGAGTTTATTCAGCAGCGGCAAATCGCGTCGGAGTCATACAATCAAGACATTGAATTGAGTCCGGACAAGTTTCCTTACAAACGTGGCCAGACGATAGGATTCTCCGGCGCAACCGGTGTTGGCGCACCGCATTTGCATTTTGAGTTCCGCACGCCTGACAATGTTCCGGTCAATCCTCTGACGGTAAAAGGCTTTGAAGTACCCGACAACAGTGCGCCGGTGTTTCGTAATCTTCGCCTGATTGGCTTCGGAAATGATGAACTTGCTCGTGCGCTTGGCTGGAATTTCTCGTATGCATTTCGCAAATCGCCGAAATCTGCCGACTACGTTTTGACGGTGAACTTGCCGTGCGGATTGGACGATTACTGGCTCTCGGCGGAAATCGTCGACAAGGTGGGGAAGAGCATTTCTAACAAGCCAATCTACGATGTTGAGGTCCGTTGTCTCGACCGGGTGTTGTACCATCTGCGTTATGACAAGGTGCCATTCGACGACACATATCTCATCGATGCCCAGCGCAATTTCGCGATGGCACAAACCGGCAATCAGGAATTCTACAATCTGGTTAATGTACACAATGCTCGGACAATGTCTGGCATCTGTGAAATGGTCGGACAGGACCCGCCGCCGATTGAAATCATAGCGTCTGACGCGGCCGGAAACTCCTCTAAGGCAATTGTCAGGATCTATGATTCAACGCATTCTACAAAGGACGGTAAGTTTGCTGTTCCAAAGCCGGATACTATCAAACTTAACAACTTATTGGAAAAGTACGGCGACATAGACGGGCGACATCCGGCGGCGTTCATTCCCGGCGGCGACAAAATGTACTTGCTTGTGAAGGCGACTACTTCAAAGGCAGCGAAGGTGACAGTACACAGTAAAGGGTCGGAAAGTAGTGTGGAGTTGAATCAGGTCGCCGGCAAGTTTTATCTTGGTGTTGTTGATCGCATCTTTGGAAAGTCGCCGGGCGAAAGAATGGCACTTCGTGATTCTGTGTATGTTGTCATCGAACCGGCTGTTGGGGAGTCAAAATCGTTTACGGTCCCGACCACTTATTCCCGACTGCTCGACGACACCGGCAAGTTCGTGCCGTTGATTTCCGATGATCGGCGATTCACTGTGGAGTTTCCGGCTGACACAAATGCGATGTTGCCATTGGATGACAATTACTATTACAAACTCAACAGATCTGGAATCGGCAAATTCCCCAACTACTCTCTCGAACCGTCCGCAACGGCGCTCACGAAACAGGTTACTTACACATATTCAATTGGCGATTCTATTCCAAAGGGCGTTGGTCTCTATTCTGTCGGCGGAAAGGGACTCTACTATCTCGGTGGAATGATTGATAGCGTGAAGAAGACGATTACCGCTAAGTCTTATGTCCTGGCAACTATCACTGCCCGGCAAGACACGATTCCTCCCAATATCCGACAACTTAGACCGGCGGCGAATGCAGTCGTGACCAGCGCGCGCCCCAAAGTTAGTTTCAGGTTCAGTGACGAACTTTCCGGCGTAAGCGACAATATCGATATCCGCATAGATGGCAAATGGTGTATCCCAGTCTACGACCCTGAGTCCGGTGAGGTAACAGCCGTCTCGCACTTTGACTTGTCACGCGGAAAACACAAGCTCGAAATCAAAGTCGCTGACAAAACAGGCAATGTCCGCCGCATGAGCACCGAGTTTACCCGAGGCGGCAAATAG
- a CDS encoding rhomboid family intramembrane serine protease, whose translation MIPLRDEVPTRHFPIVTVILIAVNVLVYVYQFFLPDVQLNIMVYKWAYIPIEYTRFEQVYPELAVPFGLTVFTSMFLHGGFMHLAGNMLYLWIFGNNIEDQLGKIKFIIFYLVSGIAAVALFTAFDPSSEVPMIGASGAIAGVMGAYMVLFPNARIHTIIFLGFFIQAVRVPAKILLVFWFAMQIIFGLPSLMGPSQGGVAWFAHVGGFAFGWLYFKLTNKKPYNQYWND comes from the coding sequence ATGATTCCACTGCGCGACGAAGTTCCGACCCGGCATTTTCCCATTGTCACGGTGATTCTGATTGCCGTCAATGTTCTGGTTTACGTATACCAGTTCTTCCTGCCAGATGTGCAATTGAACATCATGGTCTACAAGTGGGCGTACATTCCCATCGAGTACACTAGGTTTGAGCAGGTCTATCCAGAATTGGCAGTACCGTTTGGTCTGACAGTTTTTACCAGCATGTTTCTTCATGGCGGATTTATGCACCTTGCCGGTAACATGCTGTATCTGTGGATATTCGGAAACAACATCGAAGACCAGCTTGGGAAGATCAAGTTCATCATCTTCTACTTGGTCTCCGGAATTGCGGCTGTTGCATTGTTCACAGCATTCGATCCAAGTTCTGAGGTACCAATGATCGGAGCATCCGGCGCGATTGCCGGGGTCATGGGCGCCTATATGGTGCTGTTTCCAAATGCGCGTATTCACACGATCATTTTCCTCGGCTTTTTCATTCAGGCGGTTCGCGTCCCTGCGAAGATTCTCCTTGTTTTCTGGTTCGCTATGCAGATTATATTCGGATTACCCTCGTTGATGGGACCATCACAAGGTGGGGTGGCGTGGTTTGCACACGTAGGCGGTTTCGCCTTCGGTTGGCTCTACTTCAAGTTGACCAACAAAAAGCCCTATAACCAATACTGGAACGATTAG